In Luteibacter mycovicinus, a genomic segment contains:
- the rlmN gene encoding 23S rRNA (adenine(2503)-C(2))-methyltransferase RlmN, translating into MNTPADKVNLLDFDRQGLRDFFAQLGEKPYRAEQVMKWIYHRLESDFENMTDVGKALREKLSASCYVGPPKTAFEKTAVDGTQKWLLGMDGGNAIETVYIPEPTRGTLCVSSQVGCALNCQFCSTATQGFSRNLSTAEIIGQVWVAAKHLGNVPHQQRRITNVVMMGMGEPLLNFDNVVKAMSLMRDDLGFGLASKRVTLSTAGLVPMIDKLSTESDVSLAVSLHAANDELRTELVPLNKRYPLAELMAACERYINRAPRTSITFEYTLMKGINDRPEHARQLIKFMRRLPGANKVNLIPFNPFPGTRFERSNQEDIRNFQTQLLNAGVLTMLRRTRGDDIDAACGQLKGQVVDRTRRQAEFRKKLEEGVVNAA; encoded by the coding sequence GTGAATACGCCTGCTGACAAGGTCAACCTGCTCGATTTCGATCGCCAGGGGCTGCGCGATTTCTTCGCCCAGCTCGGCGAGAAGCCCTATCGCGCCGAACAGGTCATGAAGTGGATCTACCACCGTCTCGAAAGCGATTTCGAGAATATGACCGATGTCGGCAAGGCGTTGCGTGAAAAGCTCAGCGCCAGCTGCTATGTGGGCCCGCCCAAGACCGCGTTCGAAAAGACCGCGGTCGACGGCACCCAGAAGTGGCTGCTCGGTATGGATGGCGGCAACGCCATCGAGACCGTGTACATCCCGGAGCCGACCCGCGGCACGCTTTGCGTGTCGTCGCAGGTCGGCTGCGCCCTGAACTGCCAGTTCTGCTCCACGGCAACGCAGGGTTTCTCCCGCAACCTGTCGACGGCCGAGATCATCGGTCAGGTCTGGGTCGCGGCCAAACATCTGGGCAACGTGCCTCACCAGCAACGCCGCATCACCAACGTGGTGATGATGGGCATGGGTGAGCCGCTGCTCAATTTCGACAACGTGGTGAAGGCCATGAGTCTGATGCGCGACGACCTGGGCTTCGGCCTGGCCAGCAAGCGCGTCACGCTCTCCACGGCAGGCCTCGTTCCGATGATCGACAAGCTTTCGACGGAAAGCGACGTCTCGCTGGCCGTCTCGCTTCATGCGGCCAACGACGAGCTGCGCACCGAGCTGGTCCCGCTGAACAAGCGCTACCCGCTGGCGGAGCTCATGGCGGCCTGCGAGCGCTACATCAATCGCGCGCCGCGCACCTCGATCACGTTCGAATACACGCTGATGAAGGGCATCAACGATCGCCCCGAACATGCCAGGCAGCTGATCAAGTTCATGCGCCGCCTGCCGGGCGCGAACAAGGTCAACCTCATTCCGTTCAATCCGTTCCCGGGAACTCGCTTCGAGCGCTCCAATCAGGAAGACATCCGCAACTTCCAGACCCAGCTGCTCAACGCCGGTGTACTTACGATGCTTCGCCGCACCCGTGGTGACGACATCGACGCCGCTTGCGGCCAGCTCAAGGGGCAGGTGGTCGATCGCACGCGCCGTCAGGCGGAATTCCGCAAGAAGCTGGAAGAGGGAGTGGTGAATGCGGCTTGA
- the ndk gene encoding nucleoside-diphosphate kinase, with amino-acid sequence MALERTLSIIKPDAVKKNVIGEILTRFEKAGLKIVAAKLKQLTREEAEGFYAVHKERPFFGALVDFMISGPVMIQALEGEGAVLKNRDLMGATNPKEAAAGTIRADFAESIDANAVHGSDSLENAANEIKYFFNDSEVVSH; translated from the coding sequence ATGGCGCTGGAGCGCACCCTTTCGATCATCAAGCCCGACGCCGTCAAGAAGAACGTCATCGGTGAAATCCTGACCCGCTTCGAGAAGGCCGGTCTTAAGATCGTTGCCGCGAAGCTGAAGCAGCTGACCCGCGAAGAGGCCGAAGGCTTCTACGCCGTCCACAAGGAGCGTCCGTTCTTCGGCGCCCTGGTCGACTTCATGATCTCCGGCCCGGTCATGATCCAGGCCCTGGAAGGCGAAGGCGCGGTCCTCAAGAACCGTGACCTGATGGGCGCCACCAATCCGAAAGAAGCCGCCGCGGGCACGATCCGCGCCGACTTCGCCGAGTCCATCGACGCCAACGCGGTCCATGGTTCGGACTCGCTCGAGAACGCCGCGAACGAGATCAAGTACTTCTTCAACGACTCGGAAGTCGTTTCGCACTGA
- a CDS encoding TetR/AcrR family transcriptional regulator, which yields MTSAPYASRERTTKERILGAAEALFATHGFAGASLRQVTAAARVNLAAVNYHFGSKDKLIEEVFRRRLDELNSRRLAALARVAGKAGTSLEDILDAYIRPALDLSRNDGGGAAFVRVLARAYAEHNETLRRFLSENYGHVLRQFAAEFGRLLPGLAKEEIYWRLDIVTGALTYAMADFGIIQRKNDVDERDHRESAAEHLIRFAAAGLRSPTVSNSTATR from the coding sequence ATGACCAGCGCACCCTACGCGTCCCGCGAGCGGACCACCAAGGAACGCATCCTGGGTGCCGCCGAGGCCCTGTTCGCCACGCATGGCTTCGCCGGGGCGTCGCTGCGCCAGGTGACGGCTGCCGCCCGGGTCAATCTGGCCGCGGTCAACTACCACTTCGGTTCGAAGGACAAGCTGATCGAGGAAGTGTTCCGCCGCCGGCTGGACGAGCTGAACAGCCGGCGCCTGGCGGCACTGGCCAGGGTGGCTGGCAAGGCCGGGACGTCCCTGGAGGACATCCTCGACGCCTACATCAGGCCGGCTCTGGACCTGTCCCGGAACGACGGGGGCGGCGCCGCCTTCGTCCGCGTACTGGCCCGGGCCTATGCCGAGCACAACGAGACGCTGCGCCGGTTCCTTTCCGAGAACTACGGCCACGTGCTGCGGCAGTTCGCCGCCGAGTTCGGCCGCCTGCTCCCTGGTCTCGCCAAGGAGGAGATTTACTGGCGCCTCGACATCGTCACCGGCGCGCTGACCTATGCGATGGCCGATTTCGGAATCATCCAGCGCAAGAACGACGTGGACGAACGCGACCACCGGGAGAGCGCCGCCGAGCACCTCATCCGCTTCGCCGCCGCCGGCCTGCGAAGCCCCACCGTTTCGAACTCCACGGCCACGCGCTGA
- a CDS encoding 3-hydroxyacyl-CoA dehydrogenase/enoyl-CoA hydratase family protein has protein sequence MTATPLRIRKAAVLGAGVMGAQIAAHLTNANVETVLFDLPAKEGPKSGVALKAIANLAKLSPAPLAEKTLGAAIIPANYEDDLAQLADVDLVIEAIAERMDWKLDLYQKIAPHVSKTAVLASNTSGLSINGLAEALPEEMRHRFTGVHFFNPPRYMHLVELIPTRLTDKGVLEGLEAFLTTTLGKGVVYAKDTPNFIGNRIGVFSMLSTMHHTEQFGLGFDTVDALTGPAIGRPKSATFRTADVVGLDTLAHVVKTMGDTLPDDPWHSYFQPPVWLKGLIDKGALGQKTGAGFYRKAGKDIVVLDLQKQDYRPSEQKASDEVSAILAIKDPAEKFARLRASQDPQAQFLWAVFRDLFHYTAFHLADIAETARDVDFAIRWGYGWKLGPFELWQAAGWQQIAGWIAEDIAAGKTMSSAPLPAWVTDGRAGVHGKAGSYSASANAEKPRSSHPVYARQAFPDPILGEKFDQGTTVWENDGVRLWHSGDDIGVISFKTKMHTVNDHVLDGIQHAIGLAEQQFRGVVLWQPSEPFSAGADLKGALGLLEAGKLAQFEAMVANFQATSMRIKYSLVPVIAAVRGLALGGGCEFQMHSARTVAALESYIGLVEAGVGLLPAGGGLKEFAVRAAQANPEDPFEFLKKIFETVAMAKVSTSALEAKSMGLLRQDDIVVFNSYEVLHVAKAQAVALAESGYRPPMPGRAIPVGGDVATATFKASLANLAEGYFASPHDIDIASRIADTLAGGKIERGSLVDETWLLALERRHFVELAQTEKTQARIAHTMTTGKPLRN, from the coding sequence ATGACCGCAACACCGTTACGCATTCGCAAGGCCGCGGTACTCGGCGCCGGCGTCATGGGCGCGCAGATTGCCGCTCACCTGACGAACGCCAACGTTGAAACCGTGCTGTTCGACCTGCCCGCGAAGGAAGGTCCGAAGAGCGGCGTCGCCCTCAAGGCGATCGCCAACCTGGCCAAGCTGTCGCCCGCCCCGCTGGCGGAGAAAACGCTTGGCGCCGCGATCATCCCGGCGAACTACGAGGACGATCTGGCCCAGCTGGCCGACGTGGACCTGGTGATCGAAGCGATCGCCGAGCGCATGGACTGGAAGCTCGACCTGTATCAGAAGATCGCCCCGCACGTGTCGAAGACCGCCGTGCTGGCGTCCAACACGTCGGGCCTGTCGATCAACGGGCTGGCCGAGGCGCTGCCCGAAGAGATGCGCCACCGCTTCACGGGTGTGCATTTCTTCAACCCGCCGCGTTACATGCATCTGGTCGAGCTGATCCCGACCAGACTGACCGACAAGGGCGTACTGGAAGGCCTCGAAGCCTTTCTGACCACGACGCTGGGCAAGGGCGTCGTCTACGCCAAGGACACCCCGAACTTCATCGGCAACCGCATCGGCGTGTTCTCGATGCTGTCGACCATGCACCACACCGAACAGTTCGGCCTGGGATTCGACACCGTCGACGCGCTGACCGGCCCGGCCATCGGCCGCCCGAAGAGCGCCACCTTCCGCACCGCGGACGTCGTCGGCCTCGACACACTGGCGCACGTGGTCAAGACCATGGGCGACACGCTCCCGGACGATCCGTGGCACTCGTATTTCCAGCCGCCGGTCTGGCTCAAAGGTCTGATCGACAAGGGCGCGCTCGGCCAGAAGACCGGCGCGGGTTTCTACCGCAAGGCCGGTAAGGACATCGTGGTGCTCGACCTGCAGAAGCAGGACTATCGCCCGTCCGAGCAGAAGGCCTCCGACGAGGTCTCGGCCATTCTGGCAATCAAGGATCCCGCCGAGAAGTTCGCCCGGTTGCGCGCGTCGCAGGATCCGCAGGCCCAGTTCCTCTGGGCGGTGTTCCGCGATCTCTTCCATTACACCGCCTTCCACCTGGCCGATATCGCCGAGACGGCGCGTGACGTCGATTTCGCCATCCGCTGGGGTTACGGCTGGAAGCTCGGTCCCTTCGAGCTCTGGCAGGCCGCCGGCTGGCAGCAGATCGCCGGCTGGATCGCTGAAGACATCGCCGCCGGCAAGACCATGAGCAGCGCACCCCTGCCCGCCTGGGTCACCGACGGTCGGGCCGGCGTGCACGGCAAGGCCGGCTCGTACTCGGCCAGTGCCAACGCGGAGAAGCCGCGTTCCTCGCACCCGGTCTACGCGCGCCAGGCCTTCCCGGATCCGATCCTGGGCGAGAAATTCGACCAGGGCACCACGGTCTGGGAAAACGACGGCGTGCGCCTGTGGCACTCGGGCGACGACATCGGCGTGATCTCGTTCAAGACCAAGATGCATACGGTCAACGATCACGTGCTCGACGGCATCCAGCATGCGATCGGCCTGGCGGAGCAGCAGTTTCGCGGCGTCGTGCTGTGGCAGCCGTCCGAGCCGTTCTCGGCCGGTGCGGACCTCAAGGGCGCGCTGGGCCTCTTGGAAGCCGGCAAGCTGGCTCAGTTCGAAGCCATGGTGGCGAACTTCCAGGCCACCAGCATGCGCATCAAGTATTCGCTGGTGCCGGTGATCGCGGCCGTTCGCGGCCTGGCCCTCGGTGGAGGCTGCGAGTTCCAGATGCATTCGGCGCGTACGGTCGCGGCGCTGGAAAGCTATATCGGTCTGGTCGAAGCCGGCGTGGGCCTGCTGCCCGCTGGCGGTGGCCTGAAGGAGTTCGCCGTGCGCGCCGCGCAGGCCAACCCGGAAGACCCGTTCGAGTTCCTGAAGAAGATTTTCGAGACCGTGGCGATGGCCAAGGTCTCGACCAGCGCACTCGAAGCCAAATCCATGGGTCTCCTGCGCCAGGACGACATCGTGGTCTTCAATTCGTACGAGGTGCTGCACGTGGCCAAGGCCCAGGCGGTCGCCCTGGCCGAGTCCGGCTATCGCCCGCCCATGCCCGGCCGCGCCATCCCGGTCGGCGGCGACGTCGCCACGGCCACGTTCAAAGCCTCGCTCGCGAATCTCGCCGAAGGCTATTTCGCCTCGCCGCATGACATCGACATCGCCAGCCGCATCGCCGACACCCTGGCGGGCGGCAAGATCGAGCGTGGCTCGCTGGTCGATGAGACGTGGCTGCTCGCGCTCGAGCGTCGCCACTTCGTCGAACTGGCACAGACCGAAAAGACCCAGGCCCGCATCGCGCACACGATGACGACGGGGAAGCCGCTGCGTAACTGA
- a CDS encoding acetyl-CoA C-acyltransferase: MSKQVQDAYIVAATRTPVGKAPRGVFRNTRPDDLLAHVIRAVIEQAPGIDPALIADAVIGNAMPEAEQGMNVARIGVLLAGLPEQVPGVTINRFCSSGVQAIAMAADRIRLGEADLMLAGGTESMSMVPMMGNKIAMNPAIFDNDENRAIAFGMGITAEKVAERWKVSREDQDRFALQSHERAFAAIAAGEFRDEITPFQLDDRYPYLKNHSVREDRRVIDTDEGPRKDTTLEVLGKLRPVFRNGQFGGSVTAGNSSQMSDGAGALLIASEKAIKDHGLTPLARFVGFSVAGVAPEVMGIGPKEAIPKALKQTGITQDQLDWIELNEAFAAQALAVIRDLGLDPSKVNPLGGAIALGHPLGATGAIRAATLIHGLRRRKQKYGMVTMCIGTGMGAAGIFESL; this comes from the coding sequence ATGAGCAAGCAAGTGCAAGACGCGTACATCGTCGCCGCCACCCGCACCCCGGTGGGCAAGGCGCCGCGCGGCGTGTTCCGCAATACCCGCCCCGACGACCTGCTCGCGCATGTCATCCGCGCCGTCATCGAGCAGGCCCCGGGCATCGACCCCGCCCTGATCGCCGACGCCGTCATCGGCAACGCGATGCCGGAAGCCGAGCAAGGCATGAACGTCGCACGCATCGGCGTGCTGCTGGCGGGCCTGCCGGAGCAGGTCCCGGGCGTCACCATCAACCGCTTCTGCTCGTCCGGCGTGCAGGCCATCGCGATGGCGGCCGACCGCATCCGCCTGGGCGAGGCCGACCTGATGCTCGCCGGCGGTACCGAGTCGATGAGCATGGTGCCGATGATGGGCAACAAGATCGCCATGAATCCGGCGATCTTCGACAACGACGAAAACCGCGCCATCGCGTTCGGCATGGGTATCACGGCCGAGAAGGTCGCCGAGCGCTGGAAGGTCAGCCGCGAGGATCAGGACCGCTTCGCCCTGCAGTCGCACGAGCGTGCCTTCGCGGCGATCGCCGCCGGTGAGTTCAGGGACGAGATCACCCCGTTCCAGCTCGACGACCGCTACCCCTACCTGAAGAACCACAGCGTTCGCGAAGACCGTCGCGTCATCGACACCGACGAAGGTCCGCGCAAGGACACGACGCTGGAGGTCCTCGGCAAGCTGCGTCCGGTGTTCCGCAACGGCCAGTTCGGCGGCTCGGTCACCGCGGGCAACTCCTCGCAGATGTCCGACGGTGCCGGCGCCCTGCTGATCGCCAGCGAGAAGGCGATCAAGGACCACGGTCTGACCCCGCTTGCGCGCTTCGTCGGTTTCTCCGTCGCCGGTGTGGCGCCCGAAGTCATGGGCATCGGCCCGAAGGAAGCGATTCCCAAGGCACTCAAGCAGACCGGCATCACCCAGGATCAGCTCGACTGGATCGAACTGAACGAGGCCTTCGCGGCGCAGGCGCTCGCGGTCATCCGCGATCTCGGCCTCGATCCGTCGAAGGTCAATCCGCTGGGCGGCGCCATCGCGCTGGGCCACCCGCTGGGCGCTACCGGCGCCATCCGCGCCGCCACGCTGATCCACGGCCTCCGCCGCCGGAAACAGAAATACGGCATGGTGACGATGTGCATCGGCACGGGCATGGGTGCCGCCGGCATCTTCGAATCGCTGTGA
- a CDS encoding tRNA-binding protein has translation MSEEISWADFEKVMLVAGTIVRAEAFPEARRPAYKIWADFGPHGERKTSAQVAAIYAAEELVGKQIVGVINFPEKQIGPFRSQFLLTGFHTDEGVVITTTERAVPNGARLA, from the coding sequence ATGAGCGAGGAAATCAGCTGGGCCGACTTCGAGAAGGTCATGCTCGTCGCAGGCACCATCGTGCGCGCGGAGGCCTTTCCCGAGGCACGGCGCCCGGCCTACAAGATCTGGGCGGACTTCGGTCCGCACGGCGAACGAAAGACCAGTGCGCAGGTCGCCGCGATCTATGCGGCCGAGGAGCTGGTGGGCAAGCAGATCGTCGGGGTGATCAATTTCCCCGAGAAGCAGATCGGGCCGTTCCGGTCGCAGTTCCTGTTGACCGGATTTCATACCGATGAGGGCGTGGTGATCACGACGACGGAGCGGGCGGTGCCGAACGGGGCCAGGCTGGCCTGA
- a CDS encoding NAD(P)/FAD-dependent oxidoreductase: MPSWYHDRVPAPERRPPPQGRREAAVVVVGGGFAGLNTVLGLAARGVRDIVLLDAETIGFGASGRNGGFVFAGYSLGERALLERAGPGRARQLYGRTVDAVNLIRERISTLTIDCDMVDAGVVWANWFRDAGLLRARQELLAREYGADWQWIPANAMHEFVHSARYHDGLYERNALHIDPLAYARGLARAAESAGVTLHEGSRVRMLERRGPRWTLRVGDAEIETPNVVLACGGYLAGLDRDIDRAVLPIATYVMVTEPLGESLGACLRTRAAIYDTRFAFDYYRPLTDTRLLWGGRISVRDRSPRAVQRLLRRDLARVFPSLKDARIEKAWSGLMSYARHEMPQVGTHGNGLWYAQAFGGHGLAPTCAAGEALADAIAGGDTSLAAYADFGLDPVHRPFGYLAAQGTYWNHEFRDWFKSRLEG; this comes from the coding sequence ATGCCGTCGTGGTACCACGACCGGGTCCCCGCACCCGAACGCCGGCCGCCGCCGCAGGGCAGGCGCGAGGCGGCCGTCGTGGTCGTTGGCGGCGGCTTTGCCGGGCTGAATACCGTCCTCGGTCTCGCCGCGCGGGGCGTGCGCGACATCGTGTTGCTCGACGCGGAGACCATCGGTTTCGGCGCGTCCGGCCGCAACGGTGGCTTCGTCTTCGCCGGTTACTCACTGGGTGAGCGCGCGCTGCTGGAACGTGCCGGCCCCGGCCGTGCAAGACAGCTCTACGGCCGCACGGTGGATGCCGTGAACCTCATTCGCGAGCGCATCTCCACGCTGACCATCGACTGCGACATGGTCGACGCCGGGGTGGTCTGGGCGAACTGGTTCCGCGATGCCGGCCTGCTGCGTGCGCGCCAGGAACTGCTCGCGCGGGAGTACGGGGCCGACTGGCAGTGGATACCCGCGAACGCCATGCATGAGTTCGTTCACAGTGCTCGCTATCACGATGGTCTGTACGAGCGGAACGCCCTGCACATCGACCCGCTGGCTTATGCGCGCGGGCTGGCGCGTGCCGCCGAGAGCGCAGGAGTCACCCTCCACGAGGGATCGCGGGTGCGCATGCTTGAGCGTCGCGGACCACGCTGGACGCTGCGCGTGGGCGATGCGGAAATCGAAACGCCGAACGTCGTCCTGGCCTGCGGCGGCTATCTGGCCGGGCTGGATCGCGACATAGACCGCGCCGTGCTTCCCATTGCGACGTATGTGATGGTGACGGAGCCGCTGGGCGAAAGCCTGGGTGCGTGCCTGCGGACGCGCGCGGCGATCTACGACACACGCTTCGCCTTCGATTATTACCGTCCCCTGACGGACACGCGGCTGCTCTGGGGCGGTCGCATCTCGGTGCGCGACCGGTCGCCGCGCGCCGTGCAGCGATTGCTCAGGCGCGATCTGGCACGCGTCTTCCCGTCCCTGAAGGATGCACGGATCGAGAAAGCCTGGTCGGGCCTGATGAGCTATGCACGCCATGAGATGCCCCAGGTCGGCACTCACGGCAACGGACTATGGTACGCACAGGCCTTCGGAGGCCATGGGCTGGCACCAACCTGCGCGGCGGGCGAAGCGCTGGCCGATGCGATCGCCGGCGGAGACACGTCCCTCGCGGCCTACGCGGACTTCGGTCTGGATCCCGTGCATCGCCCGTTCGGTTATCTTGCGGCTCAGGGGACGTACTGGAATCATGAATTCCGCGACTGGTTCAAGTCGCGACTGGAAGGATGA
- a CDS encoding 3-hydroxyanthranilate 3,4-dioxygenase translates to MSLPPPIDLQRWIDDNRALLKPPVGNKCIVDGDFIIMIVGGPNARTDYHYDEGPEFFYQLEGEMVLKVQDEGRARDIPIRAGEVFYLPARVPHSPQRMPDSVGLVVERRRLAGERDGLMWFCENCNHKLFETYFPLDSIENDFPPVFERFYRSVEARTCTECGTLHPAPAKYKD, encoded by the coding sequence ATGAGTCTGCCCCCCCCGATCGACCTTCAGCGATGGATCGACGACAACCGCGCGCTGCTCAAGCCGCCAGTCGGCAACAAATGCATCGTCGATGGCGATTTCATCATCATGATCGTCGGTGGCCCGAACGCGCGCACCGATTACCACTACGACGAGGGCCCGGAGTTCTTCTATCAGCTCGAAGGCGAGATGGTCCTGAAGGTGCAGGACGAAGGTCGGGCACGCGACATACCGATCCGTGCCGGCGAAGTCTTCTACCTGCCCGCGAGAGTCCCGCATTCACCGCAACGCATGCCCGATTCGGTAGGCCTCGTCGTCGAGCGGCGGCGGCTGGCGGGTGAACGGGACGGATTGATGTGGTTCTGCGAAAACTGCAACCACAAGCTGTTCGAGACCTATTTCCCTTTGGACAGCATCGAGAACGACTTCCCGCCCGTCTTCGAGCGCTTCTACCGGTCGGTCGAGGCGCGCACATGCACCGAGTGCGGCACTCTGCATCCGGCACCGGCGAAATATAAGGACTGA
- a CDS encoding NUDIX hydrolase, with product MHAERHALLDAFRHYGERWPAEPDVERCVAWLRDSEQPFHRETLAGHFTGSAWLVSGDGERVLLMLHRKLGRWLQPGGHADGDPDLAEVALREAREETGLRDLEVHPVIFDVDTHRIPARGHEPEHWHHDVRYVVVARGDETFVVNEEALALAWRPVADIAADPEADVSLRRMAAKWLVMRDTLLS from the coding sequence ATGCACGCCGAACGCCACGCCTTGCTCGATGCTTTTCGTCACTATGGCGAGCGATGGCCAGCCGAACCGGATGTGGAGCGATGTGTCGCCTGGTTACGCGATAGCGAGCAGCCATTCCATCGCGAGACGTTGGCCGGGCACTTCACCGGCTCCGCATGGCTGGTCAGCGGCGACGGCGAGCGCGTTCTGCTCATGCTGCATCGCAAGCTCGGCCGCTGGCTTCAGCCGGGCGGTCATGCCGATGGCGACCCCGACCTGGCCGAGGTCGCCCTTCGCGAAGCGCGGGAAGAGACCGGACTGCGGGATCTCGAGGTTCATCCCGTCATCTTCGACGTCGATACCCATCGCATCCCCGCACGGGGGCACGAGCCGGAGCACTGGCACCATGACGTGCGTTACGTGGTGGTCGCGCGCGGCGACGAGACGTTCGTCGTCAACGAGGAAGCACTCGCGCTGGCGTGGCGTCCGGTCGCCGATATCGCGGCGGATCCGGAAGCGGATGTGTCCTTGCGACGCATGGCGGCCAAGTGGCTCGTCATGCGCGATACGCTGCTGTCGTAG
- a CDS encoding amino acid permease, with the protein MLKHLFATHPIEAAPHVDAGEHISTSVHGNNELKRVLTAKHLILLGVGAVIGAGIFVITGQAAALHAGPALVISFLIAGFACALAGLCYAEFAAMLPVSGSAYSYSYATLGEYVAWFVGWNLVLEYLFAAATVAAGWSGYFNELLGMVGQFTGSNLALPAALASAPYQFVEGHIQATGTLINLPAVCIIAALSGLCYVGITQSAFVNSIIVAIKVTVILLFLAFAIQVINPSNWHPFIPEAEGPGTYGWGGIFRAATIVFFSYVGFDAVSTAAGEAKNPQRDMPIGILGSLAICTVLYIAVALVLTGIAPFRMLNTPEPVATALGLYPHLSWLKALVILGAITGLSSVILVMLMGLPRIFFSMAKDGLLPQTMAKVHPKFRTPYIGTIIVGVAAAAMAGLFPVSVLGELVSMGTLLAFATVCIGVLILRYTRPELKRSFRVPFVWPICIIGALACVYLFWQAFEEHWRLMCGWIVIGQLIYFGYGYAHSKLRKSLS; encoded by the coding sequence ATGTTGAAACACCTGTTCGCGACGCATCCGATCGAGGCCGCGCCGCACGTAGACGCCGGTGAGCACATCAGCACCAGCGTCCACGGAAATAACGAGCTGAAGCGCGTACTCACCGCGAAGCACCTCATCCTTCTCGGTGTCGGCGCCGTCATCGGTGCAGGTATCTTCGTCATCACCGGCCAGGCCGCCGCGCTTCACGCGGGTCCCGCACTGGTCATCAGCTTCCTTATCGCCGGTTTCGCCTGCGCCCTTGCAGGCCTCTGCTACGCCGAATTCGCGGCCATGCTCCCGGTCTCGGGCAGCGCCTACTCCTATTCCTACGCCACGCTCGGCGAGTACGTCGCCTGGTTCGTCGGCTGGAATCTCGTCCTCGAATACCTGTTCGCCGCCGCGACGGTCGCCGCGGGCTGGTCAGGCTATTTCAACGAACTGCTCGGCATGGTCGGCCAGTTCACCGGCAGCAATCTCGCCCTGCCCGCCGCGCTCGCGTCGGCGCCGTACCAGTTCGTCGAGGGGCATATCCAGGCGACCGGCACCCTGATCAACCTCCCCGCGGTCTGCATCATCGCGGCGCTGTCGGGCCTGTGCTACGTCGGTATCACTCAGTCGGCCTTCGTCAACTCGATCATCGTGGCGATCAAGGTCACCGTGATCCTGCTGTTCCTCGCTTTCGCCATCCAGGTGATCAACCCGTCCAACTGGCATCCGTTCATCCCGGAAGCGGAAGGCCCGGGTACCTACGGCTGGGGCGGCATCTTCCGCGCCGCGACCATCGTGTTCTTCTCCTATGTCGGCTTCGATGCGGTCTCCACCGCCGCCGGCGAAGCGAAGAACCCGCAGCGCGACATGCCGATCGGCATTCTCGGCTCGCTCGCCATCTGCACGGTGCTGTACATCGCCGTCGCGCTGGTCCTGACCGGTATCGCCCCGTTCCGCATGCTCAACACGCCGGAGCCGGTCGCCACCGCGCTTGGTCTGTATCCGCATCTGTCCTGGCTGAAAGCGCTGGTCATCCTCGGTGCGATCACCGGCCTGTCCTCGGTCATCCTCGTGATGCTCATGGGCCTGCCGCGCATCTTCTTCTCGATGGCGAAGGACGGCCTGCTTCCGCAGACCATGGCCAAGGTGCACCCGAAGTTCCGCACGCCGTACATCGGTACGATCATCGTGGGCGTCGCCGCGGCCGCCATGGCCGGCCTGTTCCCCGTCAGCGTGCTCGGTGAGCTCGTCTCCATGGGTACCCTGCTCGCCTTCGCCACCGTCTGCATCGGCGTGCTGATCCTGCGTTACACCCGTCCGGAGCTGAAGCGCAGCTTCCGCGTTCCGTTCGTCTGGCCGATCTGCATCATCGGCGCCCTGGCCTGCGTCTACCTGTTCTGGCAGGCATTTGAAGAACACTGGCGGCTGATGTGCGGCTGGATCGTCATCGGCCAGCTGATCTACTTCGGCTACGGTTACGCACACAGCAAGTTGCGCAAGTCGCTCTCCTGA